One Sediminibacillus dalangtanensis genomic region harbors:
- a CDS encoding H-type small acid-soluble spore protein — MESQRAKAIRQSQDLIKVTYQGNPVYIQEIDEQNGTAQVYVLEDPSRQQNVAIEQLQES; from the coding sequence ATGGAAAGCCAACGTGCAAAAGCGATCAGACAGTCACAAGATTTAATCAAGGTTACCTATCAGGGAAATCCTGTTTACATTCAAGAAATCGACGAACAGAACGGAACCGCACAGGTATATGTCCTGGAGGATCCATCACGTCAGCAAAACGTAGCAATTGAACAGCTCCAGGAAAGCTAG